In Erigeron canadensis isolate Cc75 chromosome 7, C_canadensis_v1, whole genome shotgun sequence, one DNA window encodes the following:
- the LOC122609463 gene encoding protein NIM1-INTERACTING 1-like, whose protein sequence is MENNIKTRLPKQEHDDQDDEDDEKKMEKFFKLIRSFREARDRRRKELEEMAKISISTTTSSNKTRKLHCLQSPSNTSLSFESYDFIQPKEQTCHDKLPEQQQEVEADQDLNLKLSL, encoded by the coding sequence ATGGAAAATAACATCAAAACTCGTCTCCCCAAACAAGAACATGATGATCAAGATGACGAAGATGATGAGAAGAAGATGGAGAAGTTCTTTAAACTCATAAGAAGTTTTAGAGAAGCTCGTGATCGTAGACGAAAGGAACTCGAAGAGATGGCTAAAATTAGTATTAGTACAACTACTAGTAGTAATAAAACTCGAAAGTTGCATTGTCTTCAATCGCCTTCTAACACATCTTTGTCTTTCGAATCTTATGATTTCATCCAACCGAAAGAACAAACTTGTCACGATAAATTACCCGAACAACAACAAGAAGTAGAAGCTGACCAAGACTTGAACCTTAAGCTGTCTTTGTAG